The Scomber japonicus isolate fScoJap1 chromosome 13, fScoJap1.pri, whole genome shotgun sequence genome includes a window with the following:
- the LOC128371813 gene encoding organic cation/carnitine transporter 2-like: MKNYADAVAFLGQWGRFQQMVFFLLCASIMPNGFGAFTLVFVNDIPTHHCLIPDVNLSRDWRSAIIPVQVVNGKQERSKCSRYRLDVVRNLSAQGFIPGKDVNLTDLEQEKCVDGWNYSTAIYQSTIVSEFDLVCSEQWKQPFTSTVFFLGVLCGCFFSGQLADRFGRKPVLFATITVQTVFTFIQVFSSSWIMYTILLYINGLGQMSNFVAALVLGAETFTGNVRVLYSSMGTMLGFSAGYMILPLLAYFLRDWKSLQLALSVPCLVYIPFWWFIPESPRWLLSQGRVEEAEAIVKKAAKLNKVQAPPVIFEDYSVNKTKTKENYNVLDLMRISSIRITTLILCFVSFTMITGYYCLSFNTSQLHTDPYISCFISAAVEVPAYISSWLALRYVPRRLSVIATCLLGAVSLFFIQMVPQSLSNLSLALEMAGKYFITTGASMMFTYTAELYPTVLRNTATGLCTTVSRMGSCITPFLLDMGTYFKPLPYITMGTLSVASAFATLFLPESFGRPLPETIEHMSQRRRIKCPCVTRKEVPVPVAFLDS; the protein is encoded by the exons ATGAAAAATTATGCTGACGCCGTTGCCTTTCTGGGACAGTGGGGACGTTTCCAGCAAATGGtcttcttcctgctctgtgCTAGTATTATGCCAAATGGATTCGGTGCGTTCACCCTTGTCTTTGTGAATGATATACCAACCCATCACTGCCTGATTCCTGATGTCAACCTTTCCCGAGATTGGCGTAGTGCTATAATCCCCGTACAG GTGGTGAATGGGAAACAGGAGCGGAGCAAATGCAGCAGATACAGGCTGGATGTGGTCCGAAATCTTTCTGCTCAGGGATTCATTCCTGGTAAGGACGTCAACCTCACTGACCTGGAGCAGGAGAAATGCGTGGACGGGTGGAACTACAGCACTGCCATCTACCAATCTACCATAGTCTCTGAG TTTGACCTGGTGTGCAGTGAGCAGTGGAAGCAGCCATTTACCTCCACTGTTTTCTTCCTGGGTGTTCTTTGTGGATGCTTCTTCTCAGGACAGCTTGCTGACAG ATTTGGGAGGAAACCTGTTCTCTTCGCAACTATCACAGTCCAGACAGTATTTACCTTCATTCAAGTCTTCTCCTCTTCATGGATTATGTACACCATCCTCCTCTACATCAATGGTTTGGGACAGATGTCCAACTTTGTAGCTGCTTTAGTGCTAG gcGCTGAGACCTTCACTGGCAATGTGCGGGTCCTGTACTCATCTATGGGTACAATGTTAGGCTTTTCTGCTGGCTACATGATCCTGCCTTTGTTAGCTTACTTTTTAAGGGACTGGAAATCACTGCAGTTGGCTTTGTCTGTGCCTTGCCTGGTCTACATCCCCTTCTGGTG GTTCATCCCAGAGTCTCCTCGGTGGCTTCTCTCTCAGGGTAGAGTGGAGGAGGCTGAGGCCATAGTGAAAAAGGCTGCTAAGCTTAATAAAGTTCAGGCTCCACCAGTCATCTTTGAAGATTACAGC GTCAATAAGACAAAGACTAAGGAAAACTACAATGTCCTCGACCTGATGAGGATCAGCAGCATCAGAATCACAACACTAATTCTCTGCTTTGTGTC GTTCACAATGATTACTGGATACTATTGCCTGTCCTTCAACACATCCCAACTCCATACCGATCCTTATATCAGCTGTTTCATCTCAGCTGCTGTGGAGGTGCCAGCATACATTTCCAGCTGGCTGGCACTGCGTTACGTTCCACGACGACTATCTGTCATCGCTACCTGCCTCCTTGGAGCAGTGTCATTGTTCTTCATTCAGATGGTACCTCAAA GCTTATCAAATCTTTCTCTTGCACTGGAGATGGCGggtaaatattttatcaccacTGGTGCGTCAATGATGTTTACCTACACAGCAGAGCTTTACCCGACAGTGCTCAGGAACACAGCGACAGGTTTATGCACCACTGTGTCCAGAATGGGAAGCTGCATTACACCTTTTTTGTTGGACATGG GTACATACTTTAAGCCTCTGCCATATATTACAATGGGGACTCTGTCTGTCGCATCTGCCTTTGctactctcttccttccagaGAGTTTTGGACGACCTTTACCTGAAACTATTGAACATATGTCTCAAAGAAGAAG GATAAAGTGTCCATGCGTCACTAGAAAAGAAGTCCCAGTACCTGTGGCATTCTTGGACAGTTGA
- the LOC128371155 gene encoding organic cation/carnitine transporter 2-like: protein MKDYDETTAFLGHWGHFQQAVFFLLCASTIPNGLGVLSIVFVAAIPSHHCTVPEVNLTQAWHNATIPIQVVNGKQERSKCSRYRLDVVRNLSAQGFIPGKDINLTDLEQESCLDGWSYSTAIYQSTIVSEFDLVCSEQWKQPFTSTLYFIGVLVGSFFSGQLSDRFGRKPVFFATMAVQTIFSFVQVFSPSWTVFSIFLFFSGLGQIANYIAAFVLGTEILTGNVRVLYSSLGVCLCFAIGYMMLPLFAYFLRDWRSLLMAVALPGLLYIPLWWLIPESPRWLLSQGKVEEAEAILRNAAKKNKVEAPQVIFEEYHVKRHHSVLDLIRTSNVRATTLILCLVWFTLSTGYFGLSLNTSQLSADPYISCFLSAAVEVPAYLSSWLALRYFSRRLSASCTVFLGGVALYFIQLVPETLPALSVALEMVGKFGFTCGTAMMFAYTAELYPTVLRNTATGTCTTFSRVGSCTAPFLLQLSTYFKYLPYIILGTLAIASSSATLFLPESYGRPLPETIEQMHKRERMKCPCFTQKETPKAVVLYESQL from the exons ATGAAGGATTATGATGAAACCACAGCCTTCCTGGGTCATTGGGGACATTTCCAGCAGGCTGTCTTCTTTCTGCTCTGTGCCAGCACTATCCCCAATGGACTCGGAGTGTTATCCATCGTCTTTGTGGCTGCCATTCCCAGTCACCACTGCACGGTTCCTGAAGTCAACCTGACTCAAGCTTGGCATAATGCCACCATACCAATACAG GTGGTGAATGGGAAACAGGAGCGGAGCAAATGCAGCAGATACAGGCTGGATGTGGTCCGAAATCTTTCTGCTCAGGGATTCATTCCTGGTAAGGACATCAACCTCACTGACCTGGAGCAGGAGAGCTGTCTGGATGGATGGAGCTACAGCACTGCCATCTACCAATCCACCATAGTttctgag TTTGACCTGGTGTGCAGTGAACAGTGGAAGCAGCCGTTCACCTCCACACTTTACTTCATTGGAGTTCTTGTTGGATCCTTCTTCTCAGGACAGCTCTCAGATCG ATTTGGAAGGAAGCCTGTATTTTTCGCAACCATGGCAGTACAGACCATTTTCTCCTTTGTTCAAGTTTTCTCTCCTTCATGGACGGTattctccatcttcctcttcttcagtgGTTTGGGACAGATTGCCAACTATATTGCTGCTTTTGTCCTAG GTACAGAGATCTTGACGGGCAATGTGCGGGTCCTGTACTCATCCCTGggtgtgtgcctgtgttttGCCATTGGCTACATGATGCTGCCACTCTTTGCTTACTTTTTAAGGGACTGGAGATCTCTCCTGATGGCTGTCGCTCTGCCTGGACTGCTCTACATCCCCCTCTGGTG GCTCATCCCAGAGTCTCCTCGGTGGCTGCTCTCTCAGGGGAAGGTGGAGGAGGCTGAGGCCATATTGAGAAATGCTGCAAAGAAGAACAAAGTTGAGGCTCCACAGGTCATCTTTGAGGAATACCATGTAA AGAGACACCACAGTGTCTTGGACCTAATAAGGACCAGCAACGTCAGGGCCACAACACTGATTCTCTGCCTGGTGTG GTTCACTCTGAGTACTGGCTATTTTGGCCTGTCTCTGAACACATCACAACTCAGTGCTGACCCCTATATcagctgtttcctctctgcagctgtggAGGTGCCTGCATACCTTTCCAGCTGGCTGGCACTGCGATATTTTTCACGACGACTGTCTGCTAGTTGTACAGTTTTCCTGGGAGGAGTAGCTCTGTACTTCATTCAGCTGGTGCCTGAAA CTTTACCAGCGTTGTCTGTTGCACTGGAAATGGTAGGTAAATTTGGCTTTACTTGTGGGACAGCCATGATGTTTGCCTACACAGCAGAGCTTTACCCAACAGTGCTGAGAAACACTGCAACAGGGACATGCACTACATTTTCCAGAGTGGGCAGCTGCACTGCACCTTTTTTGCTACAGCTGA GTACATACTTTAAGTATCTGCCTTATATTATTTTGGGGACTCTGGCTATTGCATCTTCCTCTGCCACTCTCTTCCTACCAGAGAGCTATGGACGACCTCTTCCTGAAACTATTGAACAGATGCATAAGAGAGAAAG GATGAAGTGTCCCTGCTTCACTCAAAAAGAAACACCAAAAGCTGTGGTGCTTTACGAAAGTCAACTGTAG
- the LOC128371812 gene encoding sodium-dependent phosphate transport protein 2A-like has protein sequence METQLRAQRVKAVVSALCKIPLLFLFLYIFVCSLDILSSAFQLAGGRVAGDIFQENAILSNPVAGLVVGILVTVLVQSSSTSTSIIVSLVSSGLLDVKSAIPIIMGSNIGTSVTNTIVALMQAGEREEFERAFSGATVHDCFNWLSVLVLLPLEAMSGLLRFLSQAVVNSLQFSTAEEAPELLKVLTDPLTNMIIQLDRSVIAAIATGDESVRNKSLVKQWCQTLSNPNMMVLDNETTRTTYNLSEHTQRCRHLFVDCSLSDLAIGLILLACSLLVLCSCLILLVKVLNSLLRGQVASAINTVVNTDFPFPFTWLAGYLAILVGAGMTFLVQSSSVFTSAITPLIGIGVISIERAYPLTLGSNLGTTTTATLAALASPGDKLAAATQVALCHFFFNLLGILLWFPIPATRLPIRMACALGNFTSRYRWFAVLYLLVCFLLLPSLVFALSMAGWRVMAGIGIPAIMVIIFVATVNILQVRRPDCLPIRLQDWDFLPAWMTSLQPLDNLITRVTLWCRQGRGWSCKGNDGPVASLEGIAVIPEKKVGGKEQEIDKNWEEHRRLDKPGCCDLQYNKQNNRDNTENNVSAGLWNAICLNRLELASVLEQWGSR, from the exons ATGGAAACTCAGCTGAGAGCACAGCGAGTGAAAGCTGTGGTATCTGCTCTCTGCAAAATCCCACTCCTCTTTCTGTTCCTGTACATCTTTGTGTGTTCCCTTGACATTTTAAGCTCTGCCTTCCAACTAGCTGGAG GAAGGGTAGCAGGAGATATCTTTCAGGAAAATGCCATCTTGTCTAACCCAGTGGCAGGGCTGGTTGTGGGGATACTAGTAACAGTGTTGGTCCAAAGCTCCTCCACCTCAACCTCCATCATAGTCAGCCTTGTCTCTTCTGGCT TGCTGGATGTTAAATCAGCTATTCCGATCATCATGGGCTCCAACATTGGGACATCAGTTACTAATACTATTGTTGCGTTGATGcaagctggagagagagaagagtttgAACG GGCATTTTCTGGAGCTACTGTCCATGACTGTTTTAACTGGTTGTCTGTCTTGGTGCTTCTTCCCCTGGAAGCTATGAGTGGTCTGTTGAGGTTTCTGTCACAGGCCGTGGTCAACTCACTACAGTTCAGTACTGCAGAGGAAGCACCCGAGCTTCTTAAAGTCCTCACTGATCCACTCACAAACATGATTATCcag TTGGATCGGTCAGTTATTGCAGCCATCGCTACTGGAGACGAAAGTGTGAGGAACAAGAGTCTGGTGAAGCAATGGTGTCAAACCCTGTCTAACCCTAACATGATGGTACTG GACAATGAAACAACACGGACAACATACAACCTTTCAGAACATACACAGAGAT GTAGGCATCTCTTTGTGGACTGCTCTTTGTCAGACTTGGCCATAGGTCTGATCCTTCTGGCTTGCTCCTTGTTGGTACTGTGTAGTTGTCTGATACTGCTAGTGAAAGTGCTCAACTCCCTGCTGAGGGGTCAGGTGGCCAGTGCTATTAATACAGTTGTTAATACAG ATTTCCCCTTCCCCTTTACGTGGCTGGCAGGTTATCTGGCTATATTAGTAGGAGCAGGCATGACCTTTCTGGTTCAGAGTAGTTCTGTCTTCACCTCTGCCATCACACCGCTAATAG GGATTGGTGTGATCAGTATTGAAAGAGCCTACCCTTTAACCCTTGGGTCCAATCTTGGAACCACAACAACAGCCACACTGGCAGCACTGGCTAGTCCGGGGGATAAGCTTGCAGCTGCCACACaa GTTGCTCtatgtcattttttctttaaccTCCTTGGTATCCTGTTGTGGTTTCCAATACCAGCCACACGCCTTCCCATACGTATGGCCTGTGCCCTTGGTAACTTCACTTCCAG ATACCGCTGGTTTGCTGTGCTCTACCTACTCGTCTGCTTTCTGCTACTCCCATCCCTGGTGTTTGCCCTCTCCATGGCTGGCTGGAGGGTGATGGCTGGGATTGGCATACCAGCCATTATGGTGATTATATTTGTCGCAACAGTAAACATTCTCCAGGTGCGCAGACCCGATTGTTTGCCCATCAGACTGCAGGATTGGGACTTCTTGCCTGCTTGGATGACCTCACTGCAACCCCTGGATAACCTCATCACCAGGGTGACTCTGTGGTGCAGACAAGGGAGAG GTTGGAGTTGTAAGGGAAATGATGGTCCTGTAGCATCACTGGAAGGCATTGCGGTCATCCCTGAGAAAaaagtaggaggaaaggaacaAGAGATTGATAAGAACTGGGAGGAACACAGAAGACTGGATAAACCTGGATGTTGTGATCTACAATATAACAAGCAAAACAACAGAGACAACACAGAGAATAACGTGTCTGCA